TTAAAGGATTGCTGTACAGGAAATGGCGTCATTGAAAAACAGGGTATCTCGGCTAAATTTGCAATATCCATTCTCACACTTTCTACGGAGGTCGCAGGGTCGAAAACTTCAATCCATCAAATAACAGCACTTCATCCTTACTTCAACACCGTTAAGTCGACTCCCCCGCTCATCCTTCGTATCTAATCTCTACGTTATTCCATCTAATTGATCTGTAACTTCAAAATCTTTTTATTTAATTGGAGGAATCGTTATGAGTTCCAGACGTGATTTCATGAGAGGCGCTTTTATTACAGCCGGTGCCTTCTTTTCCGGTTTGCGGGGCGGGAATGCTCAGCACCAAGGGCATCAAGACACTGAACCGAAACCACCACGAAAACAAACAGCGTCGCGTAATAGAACGGGATATTCGCCAGTCGAGACTCCCGACGTCCCGAAAATGACCTGGACAATGGAAAGCGGAGTAAAAGTTTTCCATATTACTGCGGAAGTGGTAAAAACTGAATTTATACCTGGAAGACAGGTTTACGCTTGGGGATATAACGGCTCTGTTCCTGGTCCGACCATTGAAGTCGTCGAAGGAGACCGATGCCGCCTGATCCTACACAACAAACTGCCCGAGCCGACAACCATTCACTGGCATGGTTTTGAGATTCCAATCAATATGGACGGAATGCCGGCAATCAGTCAACCGCTGGTAAACCCTGGTGAAAGTTTCACATACGAATTCACGGTGAGGCAAAAAGGAACTTTTTTCTATCATTCCCACATGGCGATGCAAGAAATGATGGGGATGATCGGTCTGTTCATCATGCACCCGAAAAAAGAATTTCAGCCCGCGGTTGACAAGGACTTCGGGATCATCGTTCAGGAATGGGCTCTGCTCCCGAACAATCCGATTCCAAACACCCTTTCGATGGAGTTCAACTGGCTGACTATGAACGGCAAAGCGGCGCCGGCAACCACCCCCA
The sequence above is drawn from the bacterium genome and encodes:
- a CDS encoding copper oxidase codes for the protein MSSRRDFMRGAFITAGAFFSGLRGGNAQHQGHQDTEPKPPRKQTASRNRTGYSPVETPDVPKMTWTMESGVKVFHITAEVVKTEFIPGRQVYAWGYNGSVPGPTIEVVEGDRCRLILHNKLPEPTTIHWHGFEIPINMDGMPAISQPLVNPGESFTYEFTVRQKGTFFYHSHMAMQEMMGMIGLFIMHPKKEFQPAVDKDFGIIVQEWALLPNNPIPNTLSMEFNWLTMNGKAAPATTPMIVKLGDRVRIRFVNLGMDHHPMHLHGNTFYVTGTEGGRVPRSAWTPANTVLVGVAQARDVEFDAVYPGDWMVHCHLPHHMMNQMVSMVGPMTHMGHGMHSGMGMDEGMGMIRESSATDEELGPSFGRALGVGSTFEEKVGHLVGQKQTDHSQHQMQSKQMDPKKVPGYPQDMHMVMDETVEKPETYGLAKGWTGGMMGMMSLVRVLEPGLYAKVKELQAQGRKNQKSPEPHKHG